One genomic window of Spiroplasma endosymbiont of Diplazon laetatorius includes the following:
- a CDS encoding RDD family protein, protein MAHQEEKNYIENSSHNLVKPHLGRIFFARLLDVVLCSVLPLVLAIIQPISNWQTFLINFSVSQLIIFSYFVLLPYFWKGNTLGKLILNLRLKKTNDEKIKMRDVFLREFYFLYIPLIFQIFVQIILGIIIYTTPKDEQNESTEFILKIINNIGYVFLAMWFIYIPLTIYLQKENLSAIDLKVKTKVFYLEKVLVITRIEKEKKHIHLQNDKPGKIDVKEIEKIIGEENE, encoded by the coding sequence ATGGCACATCAAGAAGAAAAAAACTATATAGAAAACTCTTCTCATAATTTGGTAAAACCACATTTGGGAAGAATTTTTTTTGCTAGACTTTTGGATGTTGTCCTTTGTTCTGTATTACCTTTGGTTTTAGCAATCATTCAACCAATTTCAAATTGACAGACATTTCTTATAAACTTTAGTGTAAGTCAATTAATAATTTTTTCATATTTCGTTTTACTGCCTTATTTTTGAAAAGGTAATACTTTAGGAAAACTAATTCTAAATCTAAGACTAAAAAAAACAAATGATGAGAAGATAAAAATGAGAGATGTATTTTTAAGAGAGTTTTATTTTTTATACATACCATTAATTTTTCAAATATTTGTTCAAATAATTTTGGGAATAATAATATATACGACACCCAAAGATGAACAAAATGAAAGTACAGAATTTATTTTAAAAATTATTAATAATATAGGATACGTCTTTTTAGCTATGTGATTTATCTACATACCCTTAACAATTTACCTACAAAAAGAAAATCTATCTGCAATAGATTTAAAAGTTAAAACTAAAGTTTTTTATTTAGAAAAGGTATTAGTTATAACTAGAATAGAAAAAGAAAAAAAACATATACATTTACAAAATGATAAACCAGGAAAGATCGATGTGAAAGAAATCGAAAAAATAATTGGGGAAGAAAATGAATAA